Part of the Triticum urartu cultivar G1812 chromosome 2, Tu2.1, whole genome shotgun sequence genome, attcgggtattttcgggagtactaggaagttacgggaattcgtattgggtcttaatgggccatacgggaacggagagaaaggcctcaaagggagaccacacccctccccatgggctggtccgaattggactagggagggggcgtccccttccttccttctccttttcccttcccttcccttccctcctactcctactacttggaagggctcctagttctactaggaaagggggaatcctactcccggtgggagtaggacccccctagggcgcgccatagagagggacggcccctcccctcctccactcctttatatgcgtggccagggggcaccccatagagataacaattgatctcttgatctcttagccgtgtgcggtgcccccctccaccataatccacctcgatcatatcgtaacagtgcttaggcgaagccctgcgtcggtagaacatcatcatcgtcaccacgccgtcgtgctgacgaaactctccctcaacactcggctggatcggagttcgagggacgtcatcgagttgaacgtgtgcagaactcggaggtgtcgtgcgttcggtacttgatcggtcggatcgtgaagacgtacgactacatcaaccgtgttgtgctaacgcttccgctttcggtctacgagggtacgtggacacactctcccctctcgttgctatgcatcaccatgatcttgcgtgtacgtaggaaaattttgaaattactacgttccccaacagctgcCTTATTGGGAAATTGACCACATCATCTTCTGTCAGGTTAGCATTCAAACTATCCTCGTGGTCAAGGTACAAACTAAATGAGTAATGCCCAATTGACACAAATGTGAGCATCTGATCTGTGTCACTATCTCCTCTGATTTCTCTCAACCCATTCCTATTGATTGACAACATGGGAATGCAGTAATATACCTTCAACCTGCCTGCCATCTCCCATCCTATCTCTTCAACTAGGTTTTCAACCATGATTGGAGACCAAGTATCTGCATCTACTTCATCGTACCACAGTTGATGACCATTGACATATGAACGATTGCTACCTTGCCCAAGGAAATAACCACCATGGTTAAACTGAACTGAAAACTTCCTGCTGCGCTTGTCTGCATACATGAAAATAGAGCACAACAGAGCACAACAGAGTTTCAGAATTTATGTTCCACATACTGCAAGAAATAGATGCAAGATACCAACTTTCAGTATGTAATTCACCTATACAACCAACATCTTCAACATGCACCAAAATATAGCACCTTTCAGCACCAAATAACCTACAAACAACCACCTTCTCCAAACCCAAAACCCTATAGGCAGAAACCCCCAAATCATGGTCGAAAACCCTAGGCAAATCTCTCCAAAATACAGATGGGCATATCTGACTAACAGACACACCATTCACAATGCCCACCTCTAAATTTCGACCCTGTAGCTTACAACACAAGAACCATGGCGGGGCGATGTGAGGGCTTACTGTAGTTGGGCGGTGGAGCGCCATCGGGGCGACGAACAGGCGACATCGCGACGAAACAGCTCCAGCAATGAGATGTGCCGCGCCTGCGCGGCGGCTCTCGCCCTTGTGCGGTGACTCCGGTGGTGGTGGTGCGGTGCCGCCGACGATCGCCCTTCCCTCCTCCCCTTTCACCTCCTCCCCTTTCGTTATGATCGAAGCCGAATGGACAAGGAGCTGGAGGAATTACAGAGCCAGCCAAGGGTTTCCTTGTACAAAGCCCAGAGAACCCCCGCAAACGCCAGCTGTCGCCTCGGATTGGTCAACAAGTGGTCAAATGAAGTGGCGACGAGTGGCGTGCGGTGaacagtgaccgtataatcacgtGTAGGCATATTGAATGACCGTATTGGTCGTATTTTGAAGTACAGTGACCAAAGCGTGCTTTCTTCTCAAGTTCAAGTACCCCAGTGCATTTTTTAGATTGTGAAGTAGGAGACCGGTTGCTTCTTTTACCGTGTGCCGCTCACTCAACCAGTTGCAATTTCAGAGACACCGGACACCGGAGAGAGACAGGGGTGAAGATGCAGGTTGCAGCTGGTTCGCAGGCGGCGATGGAGAGGGGCGACCAGCAGAGCGCCAAGAAGCCGAGGCTGACTTGCTGAGCCGCTCCTCCATGCCCCAGTGAAGCAGGAGAAGATCTCCAGGACGCCGCGGAGCTCGGGTTCCTGCGCCTGCCCGCTGATGGAATGGCCGTGGCCGCGCGCCGACCAGTACGTTGCCCGGACCAGCGCGGGGACAGCGCGGGTACACGGCCAAGGGCTTGCCCCCCGTGAACCCTCCGGAAGTCACGAGCCATCGCGTAAGATTGCCGCAGCCGAGTTCGATTTCAGTTCCAGTTCAGCCGGCGACAGCTGCTAATCCGCGCCCGGCAAGGATTGGGAGCTCTCCGGTAAATAAAAGGGCGGCCGCGGTGGGAGCAGCTGCCCCAACTTGATTCGTTCGCCTCCCTCCCCGATCCCCAGATCCAATCCAAGACGCCATCCATGGCGGCGAAGGTGCTCCAGCTCCGTAGCTCCGACGGCAAGGTGCTCGTCGCTCCGGCGTGGGACTATCGCCCCACCGCCGCCCAAGCCCGCCCGCTGGAGATGCGGGTGCCCTCGCGCGTCCTCGAGAGGGTGCTCCAGTACTGGACCAAGCACAGCCTTGCCAAGGCAACCGGTGAGTCCCGGGAGTCCCTCGCCCGCTGGGACGGCGACTTCCAGCGCCGTCTCGAGGAAGACGGCCTCGCCAAGGAGGCTGCCGCAGCCGCCCAAGAACTCCGCCGCTACGGCGTCGACCATGGAGGGCGTCCCCATCGCTACGCCGCCACGGCCACATCTGATGTCGCTGCTCCTGCCAAGGCGGCCCGTGCTGATCCCGTCCGTGTCTGGTGTGTCAACCACGAAGAACGCAGCCATACGCCGGCGATGCCCGGCTCCGTCGTTGCCTCTGATATTGCCTCCGCCGCGCGCCCTGGGCCTGCCACCACCTTGCCGGCTGCTGCTGGTGCTGACCCCGTGGATGTCCGGTGCGCCATCCGTGCCCGTGGACGCCAGATGGCTGAAGACGAGGAGTCCGCTTGCCACCACCGCAAGCGCCCGGCTTCCAAGGCTCCACTCTGCCTGCCTGCCACTGCTGTTGCGCCCGTGAAGAAGGTCTCTCGTCCCGTCGCTTCCAAGGCTCGCTCTTTCGTCGGCTCGACACCATTGCCAGTCACTGCTGCTGTGCCCAGTGTGAAGAAGGCGACTCCAGCTTCAACTCTGCGCGCAAGAAGGGGAATGGGGGAGCTCAGCTGCAAGGTTCCGAAGCAAAACCGTGTCACCGCTGCAGCACCAATGAAGCAACCAATTGCTTGGCTGCGTCCAGTGGTATTACGCCCTTGCTAGTCTTTTACCTTCCTAAACCATTCACACATGAGTTTCATTTAATCTTTGCCTTGCCTAGTCTTTTAGTTGCTTCCTAAACCATGCACACATAAGTTTCATTTAATCTTTGTCCCTCTAGGTTCTGCACTTGCTTACCAAGATTACTAGTGTTCTTTGAATCCCTTTCAGTCATTAGTAATTTTACAAGGGTGTCGGCAGAGTCTCCATCTAGCTAGGCAGCAAAAACCTTGTTAAGATGTGTGCGGCATAGTTACACTACATCCACACCTGGTCCTAAGTTAAGGGTTTAAGTAAATAAAGGGCATTTTCAATAAATCAAAGTGAAGCAGATGAGCCAAAAAAATTGGAAACTCATGTACTGCAATTCCGGCACGAGACAGAGCGTAAAACGCACTCGCCGCAAAATGCAAAACGCCCGCTTGCTACCCGGCTTGTAGCAGGAAAAAGGAGTAGAATTGAACTTGTCGATACACACAGTAATCATGTGAGCTGCCTAGCGTCTGGAGACTATGCTGACTCTCCTGTAAAATTAATCTTGGCTGACTTGGATTCTTAGGCATTGGCGTCTTGGTGAGTTAAAGTTGCAGTTTCCGAAGAGTACCATTGGTTAGTGAACTCTTGTGTGTATGTGTGGGTGAAGCTTTGAGCTCAGCAAGTCCTTGATGTACC contains:
- the LOC125535971 gene encoding uncharacterized protein LOC125535971; this encodes MAAKVLQLRSSDGKVLVAPAWDYRPTAAQARPLEMRVPSRVLERVLQYWTKHSLAKATGESRESLARWDGDFQRRLEEDGLAKEAAAAAQELRRYGVDHGGRPHRYAATATSDVAAPAKAARADPVRVWCVNHEERSHTPAMPGSVVASDIASAARPGPATTLPAAAGADPVDVRCAIRARGRQMAEDEESACHHRKRPASKAPLCLPATAVAPVKKVSRPVASKARSFVGSTPLPVTAAVPSVKKATPASTLRARRGMGELSCKVPKQNRVTAAAPMKQPIAWLRPVVLRPC